The Gemmatimonadaceae bacterium genome contains the following window.
TGGCGTCGAGACTTGCCGTCGAGCGCGGCAATGCCGACAACGTGGCGCCGGATCGCGCCGCAACGACGCCGGCGTGACGCTGCGCGTGGTGCTGACCGGGCCGGAGGCGAGTGGCAAGACCACCCTCGCCCGCACGCTGGCCGATGCACTGGCTGCGCCCTGCGTCCCTGAAGCGTCGCGGCTTGTCGCCGAGGCCCTGCGGCCGGAAGGACTCTCGGCGGAAACCGTCGCGCCGATTGCACAGCTCGGGATGCGATTGGACGACGAGGCGCGCCTGCGCGAGCCCGACGTGATCGTCTATGACACGGACCTCGTGAGCACCGTCGTCTATGCGCGGCACTACTACGGCGAGGTCGCCTCGTGGATTGTGGACGAGGCACGCGCGCGGCGCGCCGATCTCTACCTGCTCTGTCGCCCCGATCTGCCCTGGACGCCGGATGGTGTGCGCGACCGGCCGACAGGCCGCGAGGCGATGTTCGACGCGTTCCGCGACGCGCTCACGGAGCTGGGGGCGCGCGTGGTGGAGATCGGCGGCGTTGGCGAGGCCCGAACGGAAGCGGCGCGCGCGGCCGTGGAGGCCGCGCGCGCCGGGAAGTAGTCGTGCACCCACGGTTGCGCCGCGCTCACCCAGCGGCGCCCCGCTTGCCGCGCTCACATCTCCCTGCCGCGCTCAGCGCGCCGGCAGGTTCTCGTCGAGATGGCGCACGAACGCCGCGATGGTGCGCGCCGAGCGCAGATAGAACCCGCCGTCCACCTTCTCGGGATCATCGCTGGGCTTGTGATAGTCCGGGTGGTCCTCGACGCCGAAGTACACAAACGGGATCTTG
Protein-coding sequences here:
- a CDS encoding ATP-binding protein, whose product is MTLRVVLTGPEASGKTTLARTLADALAAPCVPEASRLVAEALRPEGLSAETVAPIAQLGMRLDDEARLREPDVIVYDTDLVSTVVYARHYYGEVASWIVDEARARRADLYLLCRPDLPWTPDGVRDRPTGREAMFDAFRDALTELGARVVEIGGVGEARTEAARAAVEAARAGK